The proteins below come from a single Macaca fascicularis isolate 582-1 chromosome 9, T2T-MFA8v1.1 genomic window:
- the LOC141407622 gene encoding uncharacterized protein → MGLRVDAGKGGAGPWAPVGGGFPGRATARPCPTRSVLCQPNSSALDSRLRKRRAGCRDLEALGASPSLARRGRPESRSRSSRLQRASAASGERSEAGVPRASGARQAGGRLRTGDLVERRCPPLRGAEAALEPSAVSGCPRFCAARPPLSSRTLWDPSRWRSRESPSRGGNGAGRPDCAGVFSLPPVAGAADLPLPHRGRALIPRGGTAPQPGKLAGPRRPGCSCGGEAGPCAHVLCAWEQRLGPFSPDSAVVFRDLGKVWLNLPIFCGGRPVAPLAFTVTLGGKGSQTNCWFHLGLRR, encoded by the exons ATGGGGCTGAGGGTTGACGCAGGGAAAGGTGGGGCCGGCCCCTGGGCTCCGGTTGGAGGCGGATTCCCAGGCCGTGCAACTGCTCGCCCGTGCCCCACCCGCTCTGTGCTCTGTCAACCGAACAGCTCCGCCCTAGACTCGCGGCTGCGGAAGCGGCGGGCCGGGTG CCGCGACCTGGAAGCTCTCGGCGCTTCTCCATCGCTGGCACGGCGGGGACGCCCGGAATCTCGGAGCCGCAGCTCCCGCCTGCAGCGCGCCTCAGCCGCCAGTGGGGAGCGCAGCGAAGCGGGGGTCCCCCGCGCATCCGGAGCGAGGCAGGCGGGCGGGAGGCTGAGGACCGGCGACCTCGTGGAACGCCGGTGCCCGCCCCTACGGGGAGCAGAGGCAGCTCTGGAA CCGAGTGCGGTCTCAGGCTGCCCCCGCTTCTGCGCCGCAAGGCCGCCCTTGAGTTCCAGGACTCTGTGGGACCCGAGCCGCTGGCGCTCCCGGGAGTCTCCTAGCCGCGGCGGGAACGGAGCTGGGCGCCCAGACTGCGCCGGGGTCTTTTCTCTGCCCCCAGTGGCCGGAGCCGCAGACCTGCCCCTTCCCCACCGGGGCCGCGCCCTCATTCCTCGCGGCGGTACAGCGCCGCAGCCCGGGAAACTCGCAGGCCCCAGGCGGCCCGGCTGCAGCTGCGGTGGTGAAGCTGGGCCCTGCGCGCAC GTCCTGTGTGCCTGGGAGCAGAGACTCGGCCCGTTCTCCCCAGACTCAGCTGTAGTCTTCAGGGACCTGGGCAAGGTCTGGTTAAACCTGCCCATCTTTTGTGGAGGAAGGCCGGTTGCTCCCCTGGCCTTCACTGTGACACTAGGAGGCAAAGGCAGCCAGACCAATTGCTGGTTTCATCTGGGACTCCGCAGGTGA